The sequence GAGCATGACCTCAATCTGCTGGGCTTTGTGCTGGATGCCGGGCGGGCGCTGGTGATTGCGGTCAACAAGTGGGACGGCTTGGCCGAGGAGCAGAAGGATTACGTCAAGACTGAGCTGCAGCGGCGGCTGATCTTCGCCCAGTTTGCCGACATTCACTTCATTTCCGCCCTGCACGGCAGTGGTGTGGGGCTGCTCTACAAATCGGTCGACCAGGCCTTTGCCAGTGCCATGACCAAGGTTCCGACCCGGCGCATGACCGAGATTCTCGAAGATGCCGTCACCGAGCACCAGCCGCCGATGGTCAACGGGCGGCGGATCAAGCTGCGTTACGCTCACCTGGGCGGTTCCAACCCGCCGATTATCGTAATCCACGGTAACCAGGTAGACAGCGTGCCGCGCTCCTATACCCGTTATCTGGAGAACACCTACCGCAAGGTGTTGAAGATGGTCGGCACGCCGCTACGGGTCGAGTACAAGAGCAGCGACAACCCCTACGCCGAGCGCAAGAACACCCTGACCGAGCGTCAGGTCAACAAGAAGCGCCGGTTGATGAGTCACCACAAGAAGGCCAAGAAAAAGAGCAAGGACAAGCGCTGACCGAACGCAGGCCGCACCTGGCTTATCAGCCGGAGCGGCCTATTGGTTTCTAGGCCGCCTGTTCATCGGCGCTGCGCAGGGCCCGATTGAGGGCGCTGAGCAGGGCGCGGAAGCTGGCCGTGGTCAGATTCTCGTCGATACCGATCCCGTGCAGCGGACGCTGACCGTCCAGACGCAACTCGATATAAGCCGCCGCCTTGGCGTTGGTACCCGAGCCAATCGCGTGCTCATGATAGTCCATCACCTCAACCTGGACCGGCAGGGCGGCCACCAGCGCCTCCAGCGGACCCTTGCCGATGCCGCGCCAATGCAGGGTTTCACCATGACTGAGTACTTCGATATCTACCGCCGAAGTGCCGTTCTCTTCCTGCAGACGGTGACGAATCAGTGCATAGGGCGTGGTCGCCTGCAGATATTCACGGTCGAGCAGTTCATGAATCTGTAAGGCGGTCATCTCCAGGCCCAGACGGTCGGTCTCACCCTGGACCACTTGGCTGAATTCGATCTGCAGACGACGTGGCAGACTGATCCCGTATTCCTGCTCAAGCAGGTAAGTAATGCCGCCCTTGCCGGACTGGCTGTTGACCCGGATCACCGCCTCGTAGCTGCGGCCAATATCGGCCGGATCGATAGGCAGGTAGGGGACTTCCCAGATGCCGTTCGGATCCTGCTGGACGAAACCCTTGCGGATCGCATCCTGGTGCGACCCGGAAAAGGCAGTGTGAACCAGATCGCCGACATAGGGATGACGTGGGTGCACTGGCAACTGGTTGCACTCTTCAACCACCTTGCGCACCGCGTCGATGTCGGAGAAGTCCAACCCCGGGTGCAGGCCCTGGGTGTACATGTTCAGCGCCAGGGTTACCAGGTCGACATTACCGGTGCGCTCGCCATTGCCGAACAGGCAGCCTTCGACCCGGTCGGCACCGGCCAGCAGGCCCAGTTCGGTGGCGGCTACACCGGTGCCACGGTCGTTGTGGGTGTGCAGGCTGATCAACACGCTGTCGCGGCGGCTGATATGGCGGCAGAACCACTCGATCTGGTCGGCGTAGATGTTCGGGGTGGCAACTTCCACGGTGGCCGGCAGGTTGAGGATCACCTTGTGCTCAGGCGTCGGTTGCCAGACACCCAGCACGGCGTCACAGACTTCAACGGCAAACTCCAGTTCGGTGGAGGTAAAAATCTCCGGCGAGTACTGGAAGATCCACTCGGTCTCGGGCTGCTGCGCCGCCAACTCGCGGATGCGCTTGGCAGCATTTACCGCAATGGCGACCACGCCAGCCTTGTCCTGATTGAAGACGATGCGCCGGAAGCTCGGTGCGGTGGCGTTGTAGACATGCACAATTGCCCGTTTGGCACCGCGCAGTGACTCAAAGGTACGGGTAATCAGGTCGTCGCGGGCCTGGGTCAGAACCTGGATGGTTACATCGTCAGGAATATGACCATCTTCAATCAGGGTGCGGACGAAGTCGAAGTCGGTTTGAGAGGCTGACGGAAAGGCCACTTCGATCTGCTTGACTCCAACCTTGACCAACGTCTGAAAGAACCGCAGTTTCTTGGCCGGGTCCATCGGTTCGATCAGCGACTGGTTACCGTCGCGCAGATCCGAACTGCACCAGACAGGCACTTCGGTGATGGTCTTCGACGGCCAGGTACGGTCGGGGATGTCGACCGGCTGGAACGCACGGTATTTGCTGGACGGGTCTGTGAGCATGGTCATGGCCGGGCTTCCTGAAAAAAATAGAAACCTCGTTTTTCAGAGGTTCCATAGCGCCTTGTGGGCGTGACTGAAACGGGTGTATTTGAGGTTTTGTTGCAGTAGAAGGTAATTCTGCTGAAGTTTGATTTCAATAGTGTTTTAAAAAATGGTGATTTGTAGCGCTGTTATGGCTGTTGGTGGATTTTATTGCTTTTGAGGCCGGGTTTGCGCATCAGGCTTGCGCGGCCCGGCAGGCTCAAGGCATGAAGGCGCCAATGAAAATCGCCGGATCGACCCGGGCGTTGTTCAGGCTTACATTCCAGTGCAGGTGTGGTCCAGTGGCGCGCCCGGTGGCGCCAACCTTGCCGATATGCCCGCCACGGGGCAGTTCGTCACCGACCTTGACGTCGATCGCCGACAGGTGACAGAACATGCTGATCAGCCCCTGGCCGTGATCGACGAACACCGTCTTGCCATTGAAAAAGTAATCGCCGACCAGAATGACCGTGCCCGCTGCCGGGGCCTTGATCGGGGTGCCGGCCGGGACCGCAAAATCAAGCCCGGAATGCGGGTTGCGCTCCTCGCCATTGAAGAATCGGCGCACGCCGAACGGGCTCGACAGACGCCCGTCTACCGGCCGATCGAACAGCAGGTTGCTGGGTTGGCGCGGGCTGAAGCTCTGGTAACCCTGAATTTGCTCGTCGAGTTCGCGCTGAATGCGCCGTTGGTGGGCCGGGTCAGGAGTAACGTGCTGCTGATTGCGCAGGGTGATGTGTTGGGCCGGGTAATGACGATCATTGACCTGGAAGTTCAGATGCTGGCCGTCGCCCAGTTCAATCTGTTGCTGACCAGGTTGCACCGACAGCGGGATGCCGACGATGGCGATCCAGCGCTTGCCGTCCTCGCGAATCACCAGTACCGGGTGGTCCTGATAGCGCACGCGCGGCGCCTGGGGTTGTTCTGGCAGGGCTATTACCGCCACGCCGCCGGGAACCGGCTTGTTCAGCAGGCGGGTAATAAATCCGCCTTCGGCCAGGGCCGGCAGGCTCAGGGAGCACAGCAGAATCAGGGCAAACAGGTGGCGCATGGGCATCAATCCAGCAGAGATAAGGTGTGCGGGGTGGGGGCTTCGACTCTGAGATCGAGCTGGCCATCGTGCAGGCGGGCTTTCAGGTGCTGGCCAGCCCGGGTCTGTGCGGCGCTGCGAATGGCTTGGCCCTGATCGTCGAGCAAAATGCTGTAGCCACGCCCCAAGGTTGCCAGCGGGCTGACCAGATGCAGGGTCTGGGCCAGGCTGCTGAAGCGTTGGCGGCGCTGTTGCAGACTCTGCTGCATGGCACGTGGCAGGCGTTGGCGCAGGTGTTCCAACTGCTGGCTCAGCAGCCCCAGCTGGCGGCCGGGGTGTTGCAACTGCAAGCGCGCGCCCAAGCGTTCCAGGCGCTGCTGCTGGTGGGCCAGAAATTGCTTGTGGGCGCGCCGCAGGCGCAGTTCCAGGTCATCCAGGCGCTGGGCCTGTTGTGCCAGACGCTCGCCGGGGTGGCGCAGGCGCCGGCGCAGGCTATCAAGTCGCAAGTGGTCGCGGGCCAGACGTTCGTGCAGGCGCTGCTGCAACTGGCGTTGATACAGCTGAAACTGGCGCAACATGGCCTGACCGTCGGGGCTCAGCAATTCGGCGGCGGCTGATGGGGTAGGCGCGCGCGCATCGGCGACAAAATCGCTGATGGAAAAATCGGTCTCGTGACCGACGGCGCTGACCGTTGGCGTCTGGCAGGCGGCCAGTGCCCGGGCGACGATTTCCTCATTGAACGGCCACAGGTCTTCCAGCGAGCCGCCGCCGCGGGCCACGATCAACGCATCGAAGCCGGCACGCTCGGCACGCTCGATGGCGCGGACGATCTGCGGCGCGGCTTCACGGCCCTGAACGGCGGTGGGAACGATCACCAACTCGATATAGGGTGCCCGACGGCCGAATACGCTGATGATGTCGCGAATCGCCGCGCCGCTGGGGGAGGTGATCACTCCGATCCGACGCGGGTGGCTGGGGAGCGGGCGCTTGCGTTCCGCGGCGAATAACCCCTCAGCCTGAAGCTGGGCCTTGAGCGCCTCGAAGGCCTGGCGCAGGGCGCCGTCGCCGGCTGGTTCCAGGCTATCGAGAATCAACTGATAGTCACCGCGGCCCTCATACAGGCTCACC is a genomic window of Halopseudomonas phragmitis containing:
- the leuA gene encoding 2-isopropylmalate synthase: MTMLTDPSSKYRAFQPVDIPDRTWPSKTITEVPVWCSSDLRDGNQSLIEPMDPAKKLRFFQTLVKVGVKQIEVAFPSASQTDFDFVRTLIEDGHIPDDVTIQVLTQARDDLITRTFESLRGAKRAIVHVYNATAPSFRRIVFNQDKAGVVAIAVNAAKRIRELAAQQPETEWIFQYSPEIFTSTELEFAVEVCDAVLGVWQPTPEHKVILNLPATVEVATPNIYADQIEWFCRHISRRDSVLISLHTHNDRGTGVAATELGLLAGADRVEGCLFGNGERTGNVDLVTLALNMYTQGLHPGLDFSDIDAVRKVVEECNQLPVHPRHPYVGDLVHTAFSGSHQDAIRKGFVQQDPNGIWEVPYLPIDPADIGRSYEAVIRVNSQSGKGGITYLLEQEYGISLPRRLQIEFSQVVQGETDRLGLEMTALQIHELLDREYLQATTPYALIRHRLQEENGTSAVDIEVLSHGETLHWRGIGKGPLEALVAALPVQVEVMDYHEHAIGSGTNAKAAAYIELRLDGQRPLHGIGIDENLTTASFRALLSALNRALRSADEQAA
- the xseA gene encoding exodeoxyribonuclease VII large subunit: MNDDQLFQRLSREREVLTISQLNARARSLLEEVFPQIWVEGELSNLARPSSGHLYFTLKDAKAQVRCALFRQHAQRVRMDLRDGLQVRARGRVSLYEGRGDYQLILDSLEPAGDGALRQAFEALKAQLQAEGLFAAERKRPLPSHPRRIGVITSPSGAAIRDIISVFGRRAPYIELVIVPTAVQGREAAPQIVRAIERAERAGFDALIVARGGGSLEDLWPFNEEIVARALAACQTPTVSAVGHETDFSISDFVADARAPTPSAAAELLSPDGQAMLRQFQLYQRQLQQRLHERLARDHLRLDSLRRRLRHPGERLAQQAQRLDDLELRLRRAHKQFLAHQQQRLERLGARLQLQHPGRQLGLLSQQLEHLRQRLPRAMQQSLQQRRQRFSSLAQTLHLVSPLATLGRGYSILLDDQGQAIRSAAQTRAGQHLKARLHDGQLDLRVEAPTPHTLSLLD
- a CDS encoding peptidoglycan DD-metalloendopeptidase family protein, with the translated sequence MRHLFALILLCSLSLPALAEGGFITRLLNKPVPGGVAVIALPEQPQAPRVRYQDHPVLVIREDGKRWIAIVGIPLSVQPGQQQIELGDGQHLNFQVNDRHYPAQHITLRNQQHVTPDPAHQRRIQRELDEQIQGYQSFSPRQPSNLLFDRPVDGRLSSPFGVRRFFNGEERNPHSGLDFAVPAGTPIKAPAAGTVILVGDYFFNGKTVFVDHGQGLISMFCHLSAIDVKVGDELPRGGHIGKVGATGRATGPHLHWNVSLNNARVDPAIFIGAFMP